In the Pirellulales bacterium genome, one interval contains:
- a CDS encoding thioesterase family protein has translation MLSQHDVQIRVRYQETDGQGRLHHANYFTYFEQSRTELLRAAGMSYRQVEEAGYMLVVVEIGCEYFLPASFDELLTVRTKIVRAKGARMEHQYEVFRDGKLMARGHSVVACVDRTGKPKRIPDWLLPSDGPS, from the coding sequence ATGCTCTCCCAGCACGACGTGCAAATTCGAGTTCGTTACCAGGAAACCGATGGCCAAGGCCGGTTGCACCATGCCAACTACTTCACGTACTTCGAGCAAAGCCGCACCGAGCTGCTGCGCGCCGCCGGGATGAGCTACCGGCAAGTGGAAGAGGCCGGGTATATGCTGGTCGTCGTGGAAATCGGATGCGAATATTTTCTGCCCGCCAGCTTCGACGAATTGCTTACCGTGCGCACCAAAATTGTGCGGGCCAAAGGGGCCCGAATGGAACACCAATACGAAGTGTTCCGCGACGGCAAGTTGATGGCCCGCGGCCACAGCGTCGTGGCTTGCGTAGATCGGACGGGCAAACCCAAGCGAATTCCGGATTGGCTGTTGCCCAGCGATGGGCCAAGCTAA